One Bombus fervidus isolate BK054 chromosome 2, iyBomFerv1, whole genome shotgun sequence DNA segment encodes these proteins:
- the LOC139994199 gene encoding Krueppel-like factor 6 isoform X1, which produces MDILPSGNIFRELQDIHDTGYFSAQPSLEDHWQQTCYEMERYLKDEPKLQSYKKLPTELDTAPWNLFRAPPISWTASTGTTNAQFESPIKMEVTTSSEDRETLCLDDIKFSPGDHNHNGRDRDLLDRHLDSLSMSSSSSACSALSWDSSPSVSCTAFILKKEPSEDLEEDEEHEEIEEEEDSGCESEGQILTPPSSPGSGQGHSNSSHSSSGSSMLDVQNLNLHGTGGRSAIVRVTTSNAQGVARLISVTANGYPAVAGTQHAHAGTTAAASTVANRHHARSHEHSPPDTKRRIHKCQFPGCKKVYTKSSHLKAHQRTHTGEKPYKCSWEGCEWRFARSDELTRHYRKHTGAKPFKCRHCDRCFSRSDHLALHMKRHV; this is translated from the exons ACATGCTACGAGATGGAGAGGTACCTGAAGGACGAGCCGAAGCTGCAGTCGTACAAAAAGTTGCCCACAGAGTTAGATACGGCACCCTGGAACCTCTTCAGGGCGCCCCCTATCTCGTGGACAGCGTCCACCGGCACCACCAACGCACAATTCGAATCGCCAATCAAAATGGAG GTGACGACGTCGTCGGAAGACAGGGAAACGCTCTGTCTGGACGATATAAAGTTCAGTCCAGGCGATCACAACCACAACGGCCGCGATAGGGATCTCCTGGACCGGCACCTTGATTCCTTGTCGATGTCGTCATCGAGTTCGGCGTGTTCGGCACTGTCATGGGATAGTTCGCCCTCCGTTTCGTGCACGGCTTTCATTCTCAAGAAAGAACCCAGCGAGGACCTCGAAGAGGACGAGGAACACGAG GAAATCGAGGAGGAAGAGGATAGCGGCTGCGAAAGCGAAGGTCAAATCCTGACACCACCGTCGAGCCCGGGCTCGGGTCAAGGTCATTCCAACTCCAGTCACTCGTCGAGCGGGAGTTCGATGCTCGATGTGCAGAACCTCAACCTTCATGGGACGGGCGGCAGGAGCGCCATCGTCAGGGTTACCACCAGCAACGCGCAGGGTGTCGCAAG ACTGATCTCCGTCACAGCGAATGGTTATCCCGCAGTTGCTGGCACGCAACATGCACACGCAGGAACAACTGCAGCTGCGAGCACCGTGGCTAACAGGCACCACGCGAGGAGCCACGAGCACAGTCCACCTGATACGAAGCGCAGGATACACAAATGCCAATTTCCGGGTTGCAAGAAGGTATACACCAAGAGCTCGCATCTGAAAGCCCATCAGAGGACGCACACAG GAGAGAAGCCGTACAAGTGCAGCTGGGAGGGTTGCGAGTGGCGATTCGCGCGTTCCGACGAGTTGACGCGCCACTATCGCAAGCACACTGGCGCGAAACCGTTCAAGTGTCGGCATTGCGACCGATGCTTCTCTCGCAGCGATCATCTAGCCCTCCATATGAAGAGACACGTGTAA